One stretch of Lysobacter sp. KIS68-7 DNA includes these proteins:
- the rnc gene encoding ribonuclease III produces the protein MVRTDRLRLPGYDFVDPGLLAQALTHRSAAALHNERLEFLGDALVNLFVAEALYTHWPKADEGTLTRARAELVRESSLATIARTLGLGEHLILGPGEMKSGGHRRDSILADAVEAIVGAIYFDAGFEKCRDAVLPWFDTAIAALPPPNKLGKDAKTRLQEWLQGRGKPLPVYRLIAETGDEHAKQFLVACAIADPALECEGTGSSRRAAEQAAAERVLAQVDPTP, from the coding sequence GTGGTCCGGACTGATCGCCTGCGCCTGCCCGGATACGACTTCGTCGATCCGGGCCTGCTCGCCCAGGCGCTGACGCATCGCAGCGCCGCGGCGCTGCACAACGAGCGCCTGGAATTCCTCGGCGACGCACTGGTCAACCTGTTCGTCGCCGAAGCCCTCTACACGCACTGGCCGAAGGCCGACGAAGGCACGCTCACGCGTGCCCGCGCCGAACTCGTGCGCGAATCCTCGCTCGCCACCATCGCCCGCACGCTCGGGCTCGGCGAACACCTGATCCTCGGCCCCGGCGAAATGAAATCCGGCGGCCATCGCCGCGACTCGATCCTCGCCGACGCGGTGGAAGCGATCGTCGGTGCGATCTACTTCGACGCCGGCTTCGAGAAATGCCGCGACGCCGTGCTGCCCTGGTTCGACACCGCGATCGCCGCGCTGCCGCCGCCCAACAAGCTCGGCAAGGACGCGAAGACCCGCCTGCAGGAATGGTTGCAGGGGCGCGGCAAGCCGCTGCCGGTGTACCGCCTCATCGCCGAAACCGGCGACGAACACGCCAAGCAGTTCCTCGTGGCCTGCGCCATCGCCGACCCGGCGCTGGAATGCGAAGGCACGGGCAGCTCGCGCCGGGCCGCGGAGCAAGCGGCGGCCGAGCGCGTCCTGGCCCAGGTGGATCCGACGCCGTAG
- the lepA gene encoding translation elongation factor 4 produces MQHIRNFSIIAHVDHGKSTLADRIIQLCGGLEAREMEAQVLDSNPIERERGITIKAQSVSLPYTAKDGITYQLNFIDTPGHVDFSYEVSRSLAACEGALLVVDAAQGVEAQSVANCYTAVEQGLEVVPVLNKIDLPTADIDRVKKEIEAVIGIDAEDAVSISAKTGLNVPDVLEAIVQRIPPPKPRDTDKLQALIIDSWFDNYLGVVSLVRVMQGEIVPGTKMLVMSTGRTHLVDSVGVFTPKRKPLPKLGAGEVGWITASIKDVHGAPVGDTLTLASDPAKSPLPGFQEMQPRVFAGLFPVDAEDYPALREALEKLRLNDAALRFEPESSEAMGFGFRCGFLGMLHLEIVQERLEREYDLNLITTAPTVIYEVLKTDGSVMPLDNPAKLPPVNHIEEIREPIIRANVLTPPDYVGNVITLCEEKRGSQVGITYMGSQVQISYELPMAEVVLDFFDRLKSVSRGYASLDYHFVRFQAGPFVRVDTLINGDKVDALSIITHRAHADRRGRDLTEKMRELIPRQMFDVAIQAAVGSQIIARSTVKALRKNVLAKCYGGDATRKKKLLEKQKEGKKRMKQVGRVEIPQEAFLAVLQVDNK; encoded by the coding sequence ATGCAGCACATTCGCAATTTCTCCATCATCGCCCACGTCGACCACGGCAAATCGACGCTGGCCGATCGCATCATCCAGCTCTGCGGCGGGCTCGAAGCCCGCGAGATGGAGGCGCAGGTGCTCGACTCGAATCCCATCGAGCGCGAGCGCGGCATCACCATCAAGGCGCAGTCCGTCTCGCTGCCGTACACGGCGAAGGACGGCATCACCTACCAGCTGAACTTCATCGACACGCCGGGCCACGTGGACTTCAGCTACGAAGTCTCGCGCTCGCTCGCCGCCTGCGAAGGCGCGCTGCTCGTCGTGGACGCCGCACAGGGCGTGGAAGCGCAATCGGTCGCCAACTGCTACACGGCGGTGGAACAGGGCCTGGAAGTCGTCCCGGTCCTCAACAAGATCGACCTGCCCACGGCCGACATCGACCGCGTCAAGAAGGAAATCGAAGCCGTCATCGGCATCGACGCCGAAGACGCCGTGTCCATCAGCGCCAAGACCGGCCTGAACGTGCCGGACGTGCTCGAAGCCATCGTGCAGCGCATCCCGCCGCCGAAGCCGCGCGACACCGACAAGCTGCAGGCGCTGATCATCGACTCGTGGTTCGACAACTACCTCGGCGTCGTCAGCCTCGTGCGCGTGATGCAGGGCGAGATCGTGCCCGGCACCAAGATGCTGGTGATGTCCACCGGCCGCACGCACCTGGTGGACTCCGTCGGCGTGTTCACGCCCAAGCGCAAGCCGCTGCCGAAGCTCGGCGCGGGCGAGGTGGGCTGGATCACCGCTTCGATCAAGGACGTGCACGGCGCGCCGGTGGGCGACACGCTCACCCTGGCCAGCGACCCGGCGAAGTCCCCGCTGCCCGGCTTCCAGGAAATGCAGCCGCGCGTGTTCGCCGGCCTGTTCCCGGTGGATGCCGAGGACTACCCCGCGCTGCGCGAAGCGCTGGAAAAGCTGCGCCTCAACGACGCCGCGCTGCGCTTCGAACCGGAAAGCTCCGAGGCGATGGGCTTCGGCTTCCGCTGCGGCTTCCTCGGCATGCTGCACCTGGAGATCGTGCAGGAGCGCCTGGAGCGCGAATACGACCTCAACCTGATCACCACCGCGCCCACGGTGATCTACGAAGTGCTCAAGACCGACGGCAGCGTGATGCCGCTGGACAACCCGGCCAAGCTCCCGCCGGTGAACCACATCGAAGAGATCCGCGAACCGATCATCCGCGCCAACGTGCTCACCCCGCCGGACTACGTCGGCAACGTGATCACGCTGTGCGAAGAGAAGCGCGGCTCGCAGGTCGGCATCACCTACATGGGCAGCCAGGTGCAGATCAGCTACGAGCTGCCGATGGCCGAAGTGGTGCTCGACTTCTTCGACCGCCTGAAGTCGGTCTCGCGCGGCTACGCCTCGCTGGACTACCACTTCGTGCGCTTCCAGGCCGGCCCGTTCGTGCGCGTGGACACGCTGATCAACGGCGACAAGGTGGATGCGCTGTCGATCATCACCCACCGCGCCCACGCCGACCGCCGCGGCCGCGACCTCACCGAGAAGATGCGCGAGCTGATTCCGCGGCAGATGTTCGACGTGGCCATCCAGGCCGCCGTCGGCTCGCAGATCATCGCCCGCAGCACGGTCAAGGCGCTTCGCAAGAACGTGCTGGCCAAGTGCTACGGCGGCGACGCGACCCGCAAGAAGAAGCTCCTCGAGAAGCAGAAAGAAGGCAAGAAGCGGATGAAGCAGGTCGGCCGGGTCGAAATCCCGCAGGAAGCCTTCCTCGCCGTATTGCAGGTCGACAACAAGTAA
- the lepB gene encoding signal peptidase I, whose translation MVWFETILVVLTLLTGIIWLGDKLFFAKARAERAGLLDEKEPLLVDYSRAFFPVLAVVLGLRSFVAEPFRIPSSSMMPSLLIGDFILVNKYAYGLRMPITNKKFLDIGEPKRGDVVVFRPPHHPDQDWIKRVVGLPGDTVAYRDNTVYVNGVAFKYRPIGQYVGKGKGAEMTGADLLEEALPGRPHPVLEHEDYPFGMQGDGEWVVPPGNYFVMGDNRDNSEDSRFWPTHFLPEENLRGKAFLIWLNFDMDAGGVDFSRIGSNIP comes from the coding sequence ATGGTGTGGTTCGAAACGATCCTGGTAGTGCTGACCCTGCTCACCGGGATCATTTGGCTGGGGGACAAGCTGTTCTTCGCCAAGGCCCGCGCCGAGCGGGCGGGCTTGCTCGATGAGAAGGAACCGTTGCTGGTCGACTACTCGCGGGCCTTCTTCCCCGTGCTGGCGGTCGTGCTGGGCCTGCGCAGCTTCGTCGCCGAGCCCTTCCGCATCCCCTCCAGCTCGATGATGCCCTCGCTGCTGATCGGCGACTTCATCCTGGTCAACAAGTACGCCTACGGGCTGCGGATGCCGATCACCAACAAGAAGTTCCTCGACATCGGCGAGCCCAAGCGCGGCGACGTGGTGGTCTTCCGCCCGCCGCACCACCCCGACCAGGACTGGATCAAGCGCGTGGTCGGCTTGCCGGGCGACACCGTCGCCTACCGGGACAACACCGTGTACGTGAACGGTGTCGCCTTCAAGTACCGCCCGATCGGCCAATATGTGGGCAAGGGGAAGGGTGCGGAGATGACCGGCGCGGACCTGCTGGAGGAAGCGCTTCCCGGCCGCCCGCACCCCGTCCTGGAACACGAGGATTATCCGTTCGGCATGCAAGGGGATGGCGAATGGGTCGTGCCGCCCGGCAACTATTTCGTGATGGGCGACAATCGTGATAATTCTGAGGACAGCCGATTCTGGCCGACGCACTTCCTGCCGGAGGAAAACCTCCGCGGAAAGGCCTTCCTGATCTGGCTGAATTTCGACATGGATGCCGGCGGCGTGGATTTCTCGAGGATCGGCTCGAACATCCCGTAA
- the recO gene encoding DNA repair protein RecO, giving the protein MRIVGEAAYVLHARAWRETSLLVEVLSEEHGRLGLVARGVTGPKKHVLRAALQPMQRIRLEAVQQGELAQLRNAEALDAAPLLQGDASLASFYVNELVLRLAPRGDALPELFDAYGLVRARLGSDDPIAWTLRRFERDLLEALGFGLSLDVDGDDHPIDPAARYRLDPEHGPRRMRSERAGDRDTTATGRALLSLAADEMPDTDDLASLRRALREVLAYHLGPRGLKSWDMLAELGRLSKPRSP; this is encoded by the coding sequence GTGCGCATCGTCGGCGAAGCCGCGTATGTGCTGCATGCGCGCGCATGGCGCGAAACGAGCCTGCTCGTCGAAGTCCTCAGTGAAGAACACGGCAGGTTGGGTCTCGTCGCGCGCGGCGTGACGGGCCCGAAGAAACATGTCCTGCGCGCCGCGCTGCAACCGATGCAGCGCATCCGACTGGAAGCGGTGCAACAGGGCGAACTCGCGCAACTGCGCAACGCCGAAGCGCTCGATGCCGCTCCCTTGCTGCAGGGCGACGCCTCGCTCGCCTCGTTCTACGTCAACGAACTCGTGCTGCGCCTCGCGCCGCGCGGCGACGCCTTGCCCGAGTTGTTCGACGCGTATGGCCTGGTGCGCGCGCGGCTCGGCAGCGACGATCCCATCGCCTGGACCTTGCGCCGCTTCGAACGCGACCTGCTCGAAGCGCTGGGCTTCGGCCTCTCGCTCGACGTCGACGGCGACGATCATCCGATCGACCCCGCCGCCCGCTACCGCCTCGATCCCGAACACGGCCCGCGCCGCATGCGTAGCGAACGCGCGGGCGATCGCGACACCACCGCCACGGGCCGCGCCCTGCTGTCCCTGGCCGCCGACGAGATGCCCGACACCGACGACCTCGCCAGCCTGCGACGCGCGCTCCGCGAGGTTCTCGCCTACCACCTGGGCCCGCGCGGCCTGAAGTCCTGGGACATGCTGGCCGAACTCGGTCGCCTGTCGAAGCCGCGTTCGCCTTAG
- the rlmD gene encoding 23S rRNA (uracil(1939)-C(5))-methyltransferase RlmD has translation MARIDQTPFEVAITDFTHDGRGVARRPDPKQEGAGKAVFISGALPGETVVAQLTERHRHFDEARTLEVRVASPDRVPARCPHFGTCGGCALQHMDEDKQIHAKQRVLMENLARIGHVTPERVLPPLTDAAWGYRRKGRFSVRRVEKKGKTLVGFREQDGRYVADLRECHTVIPRIGMKIAALSALIDGMDGRSDIPQVEFIAGDDTAALIFRHLQPMSERDQAALTAFAQEHDFAIFLQPGGLDSVHPLWPHGPKLAFTLPDWNIELQFRPLDFIQVNEGLNRKMIASALDLLDVQPGDRVLDLFCGLGNFTLPLARTAGEVVGVEGDAGLIRRARENAEHNQLTNVDFHAADLATDLANHAWMRAGFDRLLLDPPRSGADVVLKQLPLGGLKCIVYVSCHPASLARDAGYLVNERGWKLRAAGVMDMFPHTAHVESIAMFEPR, from the coding sequence TTGGCCCGTATCGATCAAACCCCCTTCGAAGTCGCGATCACCGACTTCACGCACGACGGCCGCGGCGTTGCCCGCCGTCCCGATCCCAAACAGGAAGGCGCCGGCAAGGCGGTCTTCATCTCCGGCGCACTGCCTGGCGAAACCGTCGTCGCGCAGCTCACCGAACGCCATCGCCACTTCGATGAAGCGCGCACGCTCGAAGTGCGCGTGGCTTCTCCGGATCGCGTGCCCGCGCGCTGCCCGCACTTCGGCACCTGCGGCGGCTGCGCGTTGCAGCACATGGACGAAGACAAGCAGATCCACGCCAAGCAGCGCGTGCTGATGGAGAACCTCGCACGCATCGGCCACGTCACGCCCGAACGCGTGCTCCCGCCGCTCACCGATGCCGCGTGGGGGTATCGCCGCAAGGGCCGCTTCTCCGTGCGTCGCGTGGAGAAGAAGGGCAAGACGCTCGTCGGCTTCCGCGAACAGGACGGCCGCTACGTCGCCGACCTGCGCGAATGCCACACCGTGATCCCGCGCATCGGCATGAAGATCGCCGCGCTGTCCGCGTTGATCGATGGCATGGACGGCCGCAGCGATATCCCGCAGGTGGAATTCATCGCGGGCGACGACACCGCCGCGCTGATCTTCCGCCACCTGCAACCGATGTCCGAACGCGACCAGGCCGCGCTGACCGCCTTCGCGCAGGAACACGACTTCGCGATCTTCCTGCAGCCCGGCGGCCTCGACTCCGTGCATCCGCTCTGGCCGCACGGCCCGAAGCTCGCCTTCACGCTGCCCGACTGGAACATCGAACTGCAGTTCCGCCCGCTCGACTTCATCCAGGTCAACGAAGGCCTCAACCGCAAGATGATCGCCAGCGCACTCGACCTGCTCGACGTGCAGCCGGGCGACCGCGTGCTCGACCTGTTCTGCGGCTTGGGCAACTTCACGCTGCCGCTCGCGCGCACGGCGGGGGAGGTGGTCGGTGTGGAAGGCGATGCCGGCCTGATCCGCCGCGCCCGCGAGAACGCCGAACACAACCAGCTGACGAACGTCGACTTCCACGCGGCGGACCTGGCGACCGACCTCGCCAACCACGCCTGGATGCGCGCCGGCTTCGACCGCCTGCTGCTCGACCCGCCGCGCTCCGGCGCCGACGTCGTGCTCAAGCAACTGCCGCTCGGCGGCCTCAAGTGCATCGTCTACGTGAGCTGCCACCCGGCCTCGCTGGCCCGCGACGCCGGCTACCTCGTCAACGAACGCGGCTGGAAGCTCCGCGCCGCCGGCGTGATGGACATGTTCCCGCACACCGCGCATGTCGAGAGCATCGCGATGTTCGAACCACGCTGA
- a CDS encoding DegQ family serine endoprotease produces the protein MRLPNFRNPTLRSALLVAATATATSAVLLTNVDAQTAPAAAQAPQMVAGLPDFTHLVDQVGPAVVNVEANIGGGGRDQPALEDDEDMPEFFRRFFGPGMPMPQGPSPGRGQGVSFGTGFLISGDGYVLTNHHVVDGANEVTVRLSDRREFKAKVVGSDEQSDVALLKIAATGLPSLRMGDSRQLRPGQWVVAIGSPFGLDHSVTAGIVSAVGRANPYANQQYVPFIQTDVAINRGNSGGPLLDTRGQVVGINSQIFSNSGGYMGVSFAIPIDVAMNAVDQLKAHGRVSRGLLGIGLEGIDADQAKALGLPDTRGALVREVQPGSGASKAGVQRLDVIRAFNGTPIDDASSLPPLVGALPPGARTTLSIMRDGKARDVTVVLGELETAAEPRSIPASDTPAPSYRNSLGIVGEDIDSGDRQRMGLPNDEGVAIARIEGLAAKRAGLQPGDIVLAVGRTSVNSASQLDRALAALKPGDTAMLLVQRGGSSRYVAVSPRSESQTQ, from the coding sequence ATGCGTCTTCCGAACTTCCGCAATCCCACGCTGCGCAGCGCCTTGCTCGTCGCGGCTACCGCCACGGCCACGTCCGCGGTGCTGCTGACCAACGTCGACGCGCAGACCGCGCCCGCCGCGGCGCAGGCACCCCAGATGGTCGCCGGCCTGCCGGACTTCACCCATCTCGTCGACCAGGTCGGTCCGGCCGTCGTCAACGTCGAAGCCAACATCGGCGGCGGCGGGCGCGACCAGCCCGCGCTCGAAGACGACGAAGACATGCCGGAATTCTTCCGGCGCTTCTTCGGCCCGGGTATGCCCATGCCGCAAGGGCCGTCGCCCGGTCGCGGGCAGGGCGTGTCCTTCGGCACCGGCTTCCTCATTTCCGGCGACGGTTACGTCCTCACCAACCACCACGTCGTCGACGGCGCCAACGAAGTCACCGTGCGCCTGTCCGATCGCCGCGAGTTCAAGGCGAAGGTCGTCGGCAGCGACGAACAATCCGACGTTGCGCTGCTCAAGATCGCCGCCACCGGCCTGCCCTCGCTGCGCATGGGCGATTCGCGCCAGCTGCGTCCGGGCCAGTGGGTCGTCGCGATCGGTTCGCCGTTCGGCCTGGACCACTCGGTCACCGCCGGCATCGTCAGCGCGGTGGGTCGCGCCAACCCGTATGCGAACCAGCAGTACGTGCCCTTCATCCAGACCGACGTCGCGATCAACCGCGGCAACTCCGGTGGCCCGCTGCTCGACACGCGCGGCCAGGTGGTCGGCATCAACTCCCAGATCTTCAGCAACTCCGGCGGCTACATGGGCGTGAGCTTCGCGATCCCCATCGACGTCGCGATGAACGCCGTGGACCAGCTCAAGGCGCATGGCCGCGTGAGCCGCGGCCTGCTGGGCATCGGCCTGGAAGGCATCGACGCCGACCAGGCCAAGGCGCTCGGCCTGCCCGATACGCGCGGCGCGCTCGTGCGCGAAGTGCAGCCGGGCAGCGGTGCGTCGAAGGCCGGCGTGCAACGGCTCGACGTGATCCGCGCCTTCAACGGCACGCCGATCGACGATGCGTCTTCGCTGCCGCCGCTGGTCGGTGCATTGCCGCCGGGTGCGCGCACGACGCTCTCGATCATGCGCGACGGCAAGGCACGCGATGTCACCGTGGTGCTCGGCGAACTGGAAACGGCCGCCGAACCGCGCAGCATCCCCGCGTCCGACACGCCGGCGCCGTCGTATCGCAATTCGCTCGGCATCGTCGGCGAGGACATCGATTCGGGCGACCGCCAGCGCATGGGCCTGCCGAACGACGAAGGCGTGGCGATCGCGCGCATCGAAGGCCTCGCCGCCAAGCGTGCGGGCCTGCAGCCGGGCGACATCGTCCTCGCGGTGGGCCGGACCTCGGTGAACAGTGCCTCCCAGCTCGATCGCGCGCTGGCCGCGCTGAAGCCGGGCGACACGGCGATGCTGCTCGTCCAGCGCGGCGGCAGCAGCCGCTACGTCGCCGTTTCCCCGCGTTCCGAGTCCCAAACCCAGTAA
- the nagZ gene encoding beta-N-acetylhexosaminidase, whose product MLVIGIAGKELTAQERDWLQHPACAGVILFTRNFASRAQVAELSQAIREATPRPQLVCVDQEGGRVQRFREGYSALPSLEGFGKLYGSQPDRAIELAKEHAWLMASEIRASNVDLSFAPVVDLGRGNRAIGDRAFSADPQIVAEFTRAYVEGMHAANMAATLKHFPGHGSVLEDTHYDDAVDPRELDDIRALDLIPFVAGIDAGADAVMMAHVVYPKVAPEPAGYSSRWIDEILRKEMGFKGVVFSDDIGMAAAFSAGGIKSRIDAHLDAGCDVVLVCHPELVPESLAAVEGRNLNTMALAGLIGRGPLAWEGLIADARYHDASTRLGGGIA is encoded by the coding sequence ATGCTCGTGATCGGCATCGCCGGCAAGGAACTCACCGCGCAGGAGCGCGACTGGCTGCAGCATCCCGCGTGCGCCGGCGTGATCCTCTTCACGCGCAACTTCGCCTCGCGCGCCCAGGTGGCCGAGCTCTCGCAGGCCATCCGCGAAGCCACGCCGCGCCCGCAGCTGGTCTGCGTGGACCAGGAAGGCGGCCGCGTGCAGCGCTTCCGCGAGGGCTACAGCGCACTGCCGTCGCTGGAAGGCTTCGGCAAGCTCTACGGAAGCCAGCCCGATCGCGCGATCGAACTCGCGAAGGAACACGCCTGGCTGATGGCGAGCGAGATCCGCGCCAGCAACGTGGACCTGAGCTTCGCGCCGGTGGTGGACCTGGGCCGCGGCAATCGCGCCATCGGCGACCGCGCGTTCTCCGCCGACCCGCAGATCGTCGCGGAATTCACCCGCGCGTATGTCGAAGGCATGCACGCCGCGAACATGGCCGCGACGCTCAAGCATTTCCCCGGGCATGGTTCGGTGCTGGAAGACACGCATTACGACGATGCCGTCGACCCGCGCGAGCTCGATGACATCCGCGCGCTCGACCTCATCCCCTTCGTCGCCGGCATCGACGCCGGTGCCGACGCGGTGATGATGGCGCACGTGGTGTACCCGAAGGTCGCGCCGGAACCGGCGGGCTACTCGTCGCGCTGGATCGACGAGATCCTGCGCAAGGAGATGGGCTTCAAGGGCGTCGTGTTCTCCGACGACATCGGCATGGCCGCCGCGTTCTCCGCGGGCGGCATCAAGTCGCGCATCGACGCGCACCTGGATGCCGGTTGCGACGTGGTGCTGGTCTGCCATCCCGAACTCGTGCCCGAATCGCTCGCTGCCGTCGAAGGCCGCAACCTCAACACCATGGCGCTCGCCGGCCTGATCGGCCGCGGCCCACTTGCGTGGGAAGGCCTGATCGCCGACGCGCGCTACCACGATGCGAGCACGCGCCTCGGGGGCGGCATCGCATGA
- a CDS encoding DUF4845 domain-containing protein has translation MKRTQRGITLLGFILILAVAGIFIFVGMKVVPMYMEYYAVKKSLQGLALEPGIANASPERIRNLFFRRLYVNYSENVKAENVKIERAPGGWHMTVNYEVRRELISNLDVVGRFEAAKDLTHGGPD, from the coding sequence ATGAAACGCACGCAACGCGGCATCACGCTGCTCGGGTTCATCCTGATCCTGGCCGTGGCCGGCATCTTCATCTTCGTCGGCATGAAGGTGGTGCCGATGTACATGGAGTACTACGCGGTCAAGAAATCGCTCCAGGGCCTGGCGCTCGAGCCGGGCATCGCCAACGCCTCGCCCGAGCGCATCCGCAACCTGTTCTTCCGCCGCCTGTACGTGAACTACTCGGAGAACGTGAAGGCGGAGAACGTGAAGATCGAACGCGCGCCCGGCGGCTGGCACATGACCGTCAATTACGAGGTGCGCCGCGAGCTCATCTCCAACCTCGACGTGGTCGGCAGATTCGAAGCGGCAAAGGACCTGACGCACGGTGGTCCGGACTGA
- a CDS encoding YdbL family protein encodes MKSARWMGVSVASLWALSACVTINVYFPAAEAKEAAKEFVEKVIGPDAVPATPVETTPEKKPEGGSGGMASLLQRIDPLSLIGIGSAYAQGQPDISIKSPAIQAIQARMASRFDASLRKGFDLGALGFGKDGMVVLREPGSLELKDRAGMQTAVADDNRDRKALYKEVAVANGHPEWEAQIRDVFAKQWVDSARGGWWYQDKSGGWKQK; translated from the coding sequence ATGAAATCGGCACGCTGGATGGGAGTTTCGGTGGCTTCGCTGTGGGCGCTCAGCGCCTGCGTCACGATCAACGTGTACTTCCCGGCCGCCGAGGCCAAGGAAGCGGCGAAGGAGTTCGTCGAGAAGGTGATCGGCCCCGACGCGGTGCCGGCGACGCCCGTCGAGACCACGCCCGAGAAGAAGCCCGAAGGTGGCAGCGGCGGCATGGCCAGCCTGCTGCAGCGCATCGACCCGCTGAGCCTGATCGGCATCGGCAGTGCGTACGCGCAGGGCCAGCCCGACATCTCGATCAAGTCGCCCGCGATCCAGGCCATCCAGGCCCGCATGGCCTCGCGCTTCGACGCCTCGCTGCGCAAGGGCTTCGACCTCGGCGCGCTCGGCTTCGGCAAGGACGGCATGGTGGTGCTGCGCGAGCCCGGCTCGCTCGAGCTCAAGGACCGCGCGGGCATGCAGACGGCCGTGGCCGACGACAACCGCGACCGCAAGGCGCTCTACAAAGAGGTCGCCGTGGCCAACGGGCACCCGGAATGGGAAGCGCAGATCCGCGACGTCTTCGCCAAGCAGTGGGTGGACAGCGCCCGCGGCGGCTGGTGGTACCAGGACAAGAGCGGCGGCTGGAAGCAGAAGTAA
- the era gene encoding GTPase Era: MESSPFRAGHVAVIGRPNVGKSTLVNALVGFKISITSNRPQTTRHRLLGIATFPHGQLMLVDTPGLHREQKRAMNRMMNRAARGALEGVDAAVLVIEAGRWDDEDTLAYDALKEAGVPVVLAVNQVDRIKDKTQLLPFLAKVAGERDFAAVHPISALKRKGLEALVDDVLKLVPEQAALYPEDEITDKSQRFLAGELVREQLMRLLGAELPYATTVEIEQFAVDGKMLRIGAVIWVEREGQKAIVIGKGGERLREIGSRARVQMERLFDNKVFLETWVRVREGWSDDEAALRTLGYHD; this comes from the coding sequence ATGGAATCCTCCCCCTTCCGCGCCGGGCACGTTGCCGTGATCGGTCGCCCGAACGTCGGCAAATCGACGCTCGTCAATGCGTTGGTCGGCTTCAAGATCAGCATCACCTCCAATCGCCCGCAGACCACGCGCCACCGCCTGCTCGGCATCGCCACCTTCCCGCACGGCCAGCTGATGCTGGTCGATACGCCCGGCCTGCATCGCGAACAAAAGCGCGCGATGAACCGCATGATGAACCGCGCCGCGCGCGGTGCGCTCGAAGGCGTGGACGCCGCCGTGCTCGTGATCGAAGCCGGCCGCTGGGACGACGAAGACACGCTCGCCTACGACGCCCTGAAGGAAGCGGGCGTGCCGGTGGTGCTCGCGGTCAACCAGGTCGACCGCATCAAGGACAAGACGCAGTTGCTGCCCTTCCTCGCGAAGGTCGCGGGCGAGCGCGACTTCGCCGCCGTGCATCCGATCTCCGCGCTCAAGCGCAAGGGTCTGGAAGCGCTGGTCGACGACGTGCTCAAGCTCGTCCCCGAACAGGCTGCGCTGTACCCGGAAGACGAAATCACCGACAAGAGCCAGCGCTTCCTCGCCGGCGAACTCGTGCGTGAACAACTCATGCGCCTGCTGGGCGCGGAGCTGCCGTACGCCACGACGGTGGAGATCGAACAGTTCGCCGTCGACGGCAAGATGCTGCGCATCGGCGCGGTGATCTGGGTGGAACGCGAAGGGCAGAAGGCCATCGTGATCGGCAAGGGCGGCGAACGCCTGCGCGAGATTGGCAGCCGCGCGCGCGTGCAGATGGAACGCCTGTTCGACAACAAGGTGTTCCTGGAAACATGGGTCCGCGTGCGCGAAGGCTGGTCGGACGACGAAGCGGCGCTGCGCACCCTCGGCTACCACGACTGA
- a CDS encoding hypoxanthine-guanine phosphoribosyltransferase, which yields MSAVPALADALKRSDVVHDRKAIERAIGEMAVRIRNDYAGSVPLYLTVMHGGLPFAGQLALAIGERGLDLEFDYLHASRYRGALSGGELHWKHRPATALRGRRVLLVDDIVDEGHTLFQVREWARAEGAAEVRIAALAVKQHNRCVPDLVADYAGLRVPDRYVYGYGMDYYEQGRNLPAIYALRE from the coding sequence ATGAGCGCGGTGCCTGCGCTCGCCGATGCGCTGAAGCGCTCGGACGTCGTCCACGACCGCAAGGCCATCGAGCGCGCCATCGGCGAGATGGCGGTACGCATTCGCAACGACTACGCCGGCTCGGTGCCGCTGTACCTGACGGTGATGCACGGCGGCCTGCCGTTCGCGGGGCAGCTCGCGCTCGCCATCGGCGAACGCGGCCTCGACCTCGAATTCGATTACCTCCATGCCTCGCGCTACCGCGGCGCGCTCTCCGGTGGCGAGCTGCACTGGAAGCACCGCCCCGCGACCGCGCTGCGCGGCCGCCGCGTGCTGCTGGTCGACGACATCGTCGACGAAGGCCACACGCTGTTCCAGGTCCGCGAATGGGCGCGCGCCGAAGGCGCCGCCGAAGTCCGCATCGCCGCGCTCGCGGTGAAGCAGCACAACCGCTGCGTCCCCGACCTGGTGGCCGACTACGCGGGCCTGCGCGTGCCGGACCGCTACGTCTACGGCTACGGCATGGACTACTACGAACAGGGCCGCAACCTGCCCGCGATCTACGCCCTCCGGGAGTGA